The following proteins are co-located in the Manihot esculenta cultivar AM560-2 chromosome 7, M.esculenta_v8, whole genome shotgun sequence genome:
- the LOC110618796 gene encoding 22.0 kDa class IV heat shock protein has translation MANPRFKNMSSLIKILIFLVLIAPQVNALMPYTRSLWDMMLPSEDPFRILEQSPLTIPKGVESLALARADWKETPTSHVISMDIPGIKKDGVKIEVEENRVLRVSGERKGEEEEVEGEKWHRAERINGKFWRQFRLPNNADLEHIKAHLEDGVLRITVPKFAEQQKKQAKVIDIAEQGSSGQDIKATKAEM, from the coding sequence ATGGCAAACCCAAGATTCAAAAACATGTCTTCACTCATCAAAATACTCATCTTCCTAGTTTTGATTGCCCCCCAAGTGAATGCTTTAATGCCATACACAAGATCCCTATGGGACATGATGCTTCCATCAGAAGACCCATTCAGAATTCTTGAACAATCCCCACTTACAATCCCCAAAGGAGTTGAATCTCTGGCACTAGCAAGGGCAGATTGGAAAGAAACACCAACATCCCATGTAATCTCCATGGACATTCCAGGGATCAAGAAGGATGGTGTGAAAATTGAGGTGGAAGAGAACAGGGTGTTGAGAGTAAGTGGTGAGaggaaaggagaagaagaagaagttgaagGAGAGAAATGGCACAGAGCTGAAAGGATTAatgggaagttttggaggcagtttcggctgccaaacaaTGCAGATTTAGAGCACATAAAGGCACATCTTGAAGATGGGGTGCTAAGGATTACTGTGCCCAAGTTTGCTGAGCAGCAGAAGAAACAAGCTAAGGTTATTGACATTGCTGAGCAGGGATCTTCTGGTCAGGATATTAAGGCTACAAAGGCTGAGATGTGA